The following are from one region of the Silene latifolia isolate original U9 population chromosome 9, ASM4854445v1, whole genome shotgun sequence genome:
- the LOC141598809 gene encoding uncharacterized protein LOC141598809, with translation MKQISVSTCCGVVKSERVKERILVLSRESGRYYPIPGLEGGRPCRHADFHLLDLQTDEIHLHYAPSLLQYAVPSSMVAVNDFIYVFGCTRPICESEVFFDGACVHLSSDPSKTEEWYPAPVPTVNRNYPRCISLMDKIYVFGSVKLEPEVLDPAVGHWEQLCLPSNLVGCTISNHALPDPCNRRILLHLSGGQLPWPTIYAFTPKDNSSDEDWKPIPVVVPDWTPVAAVVDNVIYFYSHMLPSILRAFDLAGGSWLKVHWESTFDDGVDMNQRRMHFDAMFPLGNKVLCLAVWTPIRDYPHIAKAPLKTEIVFRKFRVEQSGATVKLVPLSSRSFILPATCQVFNFLPV, from the coding sequence ATGAAGCAGATTAGTGTTAGTACCTGCTGCGGAGTTGTAAAGTCTGAAAGAGTGAAGGAAAGGATACTAGTACTGTCACGAGAAAGTGGACGATACTATCCTATACCTGGTTTAGAAGGAGGAAGACCCTGTCGTCATGCAGATTTTCACTTGCTAGATTTACAGACAGATGAAATACATCTGCATTACGCACCTTCACTGCTCCAATATGCTGTACCCAGTTCTATGGTGGCTGTCAATGATTTCATCTATGTCTTCGGCTGTACACGTCCTATATGTGAATCTGAAGTTTTCTTTGACGGTGCTTGTGTTCACTTAAGTTCTGATCCATCTAAGACGGAGGAGTGGTACCCAGCTCCAGTTCCAACTGTGAATCGCAACTACCCTAGATGCATTAGCCTTATGGACAAGATATACGTCTTTGGATCTGTGAAGCTTGAACCTGAGGTTCTTGATCCAGCTGTTGGCCACTGGGAACAACTATGCCTACCTTCTAACCTTGTTGGCTGCACGATATCTAATCATGCGCTCCCAGACCCTTGCAACCGTCGCATTCTTTTGCACTTGTCAGGTGGTCAGCTTCCATGGCCTACCATTTATGCTTTCACACCTAAAGACAATTCTAGTGATGAAGATTGGAAACCCATCCCCGTTGTCGTCCCAGATTGGACACCTGTTGCTGCTGTTGTTGATAACGTTATTTACTTTTATAGCCATATGTTGCCTTCTATTCTTCGTGCTTTTGATTTAGCAGGTGGATCATGGTTGAAAGTCCACTGGGAATCAACGTTTGACGATGGTGTTGATATGAATCAGAGAAGAATGCATTTTGATGCTATGTTCCCTTTAGGCAACAAGGTTTTGTGCTTGGCTGTTTGGACACCAATACGTGACTATCCGCATATTGCCAAGGCCCCTCTTAAGACCGAAATTGTCTTTCGCAAGTTCAGAGTTGAGCAAAGTGGTGCAACAGTAAAGCTAGTTCCCCTTTCCTCCCGCTCATTCATTCTTCCAGCCACTTGCCAAGTTTTTAATTTTCTCCCTGTTTAA
- the LOC141598811 gene encoding uncharacterized protein LOC141598811: MKGVKERILVLSRESGRDYHIPGLEGGRTCPHLDFHLVDLQTDEIYLYHPPSLLQYAVPSSMVAVDDFIYVFGGTRPIFESESNELNSLQPLYHKEVFFGGARLHLSFDPSKTEDWYPAPVPTVNCNYPRCISLMDKIYVFGSVKLEPEVLDPAVGHWEQLFLPSNLVGCTISSYALPDPSNHRIFLELSGGQLPSPTIYAFTPKDGSSGGHWEPIPFDAQDWTLNPIVGPDWTDVAAVVDNVIYFHSRKFPSILRAFDLASGAWLIVRWESRFDDGVDMNQRKIHFDAMFPLGNKMLCLAVWTQIFDYPHIANTSVKAEIVFRKFRVEQSGATVKLFPLPSRSFILPATSQVVNFLPV; the protein is encoded by the coding sequence ATGAAAGGAGTGAAGGAAAGGATACTAGTACTGTCACGAGAAAGTGGACGAGACTATCATATACCCGGCTTAGAAGGTGGAAGAACCTGTCCTCATCTAGATTTTCACTTGGTAGATCTACAGACCGATGAAATATATCTTTATCACCCACCTTCACTGCTCCAATATGCTGTACCGAGTTCTATGGTGGCTGTGGATGATTTCATCTATGTCTTCGGTGGTACACGTCCTATATTTGAATCCGAATCTAACGAGTTGAATTCACTCCAACCCTTGTACCACAAGGaagtcttctttgggggtgctcGTCTTCATTTGAGTTTTGATCCATCTAAGACGGAGGATTGGTACCCAGCTCCAGTTCCAACTGTGAATTGCAACTACCCTAGATGCATTAGCCTTATGGACAAGATATACGTCTTTGGATCTGTGAAGCTTGAACCCGAGGTTCTTGATCCTGCTGTTGGCCACTGGGAACAACTATTCCTACCTTCTAACCTTGTTGGCTGCACGATATCTAGTTATGCGCTCCCAGACCCTTCCAACCATCGCATTTTTTTGGAATTGTCAGGTGGTCAGCTTCCATCGCCTACCATTTACGCTTTCACACCTAAAGACGGTTCTAGTGGTGGACATTGGGAACCCATCCCCTTTGATGCCCAAGATTGGACACTAAACCCCATTGTTGGCCCAGATTGGACAGATGTTGCTGCCGTTGTTGATAACGTTATATACTTTCATAGCCGTAAATTTCCTTCTATTCTTCGAGCTTTTGATTTAGCAAGTGGAGCATGGTTAATAGTCCGTTGGGAATCAAGGTTTGACGATGGTGTTGATATGAATCAGAGAAAAATACATTTTGATGCTATGTTCCCTTTAGGCAACAAGATGTTGTGCTTGGCTGTTTGGACACAAATATTTGATTATCCGCATATTGCCAATACCTCTGTTAAGGCCGAAATTGTGTTTCGCAAGTTCAGAGTTGAGCAAAGTGGTGCAACAGTAAAGCTATTTCCCCTTCCCTCCCGCTCATTCATTCTTCCAGCCACTTCTCAAGTTGTGAATTTTCTGCCTGTTTAA